In the genome of Oncorhynchus gorbuscha isolate QuinsamMale2020 ecotype Even-year linkage group LG05, OgorEven_v1.0, whole genome shotgun sequence, the window acgtggggaggttaaagtcacccagaactgtgagaggtgagccgtcctcaggaaaggagcttatcaaggcatcaagctcattgatgaactctccgagggaacctggagggcgataaatgataaggatgttaagcttgaaagggctggtaactgtgacagcatggaattcaaaggaggtgatagacagatgggtaaggggagaaagagagaatgaccacttgggagagatgaggatcgcggtgccaccaccccgctgaccagaagctctcggggtgtgcgagaacacgtgggcggacgaagagagagcagtaggagtagcagtgttgtctgtggtgatccatgtttccgtcagtgccaagaagtcgagggactggagggaggcataggctgagatgaactctgccttgttggaataaggtgtcatttgggatgtacTCTATGTTACTGTGCCTGTGTACATCAGTGTGGTGTGGTTTTACTTAACCATTGGTTTGCCCAGgaagtctctctgtcccagctgtTCTACGTTCTGTTTCCTGGGCCGGAACACCTCTCCCTCTGGCACCAGGAGGACGGGTAGCACCTCTCCCTTCTGGGggtggagacacacacaaagaaagagagagaaagaaaaagagagaaagcgagagaaagagagaaagaaagaaagagagaaagaaagaaagacagagatagagaaagagagggtaatTCAGGACCAAGAAAAATGCAGCCACGCTGGACAGAACACACCACACCCTGCCAATGTCAAAATATTATGTGACGTTAGAGACAGGAGTTTTTCCATACCATGTGCCTTGATcagtgagaagaaaaaaaactcatGCCCCATGTAGGGAAAATTCAATGTTTGTTTGTGAATGTTGTTTTTCCGCTAGTGTACTTACATAGATACTGTGTAAAGCCACCTCCACGTTCAGTCCTCgcccccctcctcctttctcctggGAGGCTGAGAGCAGGATGTCTCTGGCTTTGTCCAACTGGTTCAACCTGGAGTGGACAGCTGCTGTGTTATACAAGACCTGGACAACCACAGAGAAACAGAACGTCTGTCTCAAATGGTACtctattcactatgtagtgcattacttttgatcagagccctaggGGACAGTGTACTAATACCCCT includes:
- the LOC124034947 gene encoding neutrophil cytosol factor 2-like, encoding MTRDEAGKAVDARDWQGALSKLNQITEPTSRTCPGAAGACHPSMSGGLLSRVLYNTAAVHSRLNQLDKARDILLSASQEKGGGGRGLNVEVALHSIYKGEVLPVLLVPEGEVFRPRKQNVEQLGQRDFLGKPMVK